Proteins from a genomic interval of Desulfoplanes formicivorans:
- a CDS encoding phosphate ABC transporter ATP-binding protein has product MKPTSQHAVDVRNFSLAIGGTTILRDITLQCPAHRISVIIGRSGSGKSTFLRSINRLNDTILTCTHSGTIRLHLDQQWVDIHDPGVRVEKLRHQVGMVFQSPNVLPMSIRKNMTLPLKIVAGHDREQRFMRMEQALREARLWEEVKDRLDKPATILSGGQQQRLCLARALALEPEILLLDEPTSSLDHKAARGIEELILGLRDRYSLMVVSHSLRQTRRIGDLITVFREGGMQALFSRQEFLEQDMSQVMEEWF; this is encoded by the coding sequence ATGAAACCCACATCCCAACACGCCGTTGACGTCCGCAATTTCAGCCTTGCCATTGGTGGGACAACCATTCTCCGGGATATCACCCTCCAATGTCCGGCCCACAGGATCAGCGTGATCATCGGACGTTCCGGATCCGGCAAGAGCACGTTTTTGCGATCCATCAACCGCCTCAACGATACCATACTCACCTGCACCCACTCGGGCACCATCCGCCTGCATCTTGACCAACAATGGGTTGATATCCATGACCCCGGGGTACGGGTGGAAAAATTGCGACACCAGGTGGGCATGGTCTTCCAGTCCCCCAATGTCCTGCCCATGAGCATCAGGAAAAACATGACCCTGCCCCTCAAAATCGTGGCAGGTCATGATCGGGAACAGCGGTTCATGCGCATGGAACAGGCCCTCAGAGAGGCCCGATTATGGGAAGAGGTCAAAGACAGACTGGACAAACCCGCAACCATCCTGTCGGGCGGCCAGCAGCAGCGTCTCTGTCTGGCCCGGGCCCTGGCCCTGGAACCGGAAATTCTCCTCCTGGACGAGCCAACGTCCTCCCTGGACCACAAGGCAGCCCGAGGCATTGAAGAACTCATTCTGGGTTTGCGGGACAGATATTCCCTCATGGTGGTCTCCCACAGTCTGCGACAGACCCGAAGAATCGGAGACCTCATCACGGTATTCCGAGAAGGCGGGATGCAGGCCCTGTTTTCACGTCAGGAATTCCTGGAACAGGACATGTCCCAGGTCATGGAAGAATGGTTCTAG
- a CDS encoding PstC family ABC transporter permease, with protein sequence MQSHTTSRDMPLHRFLRETLFRETTRICGLICAAIVVTIFAFLLWFSWPLLAQGKIATIVSLAWRPFHGQFGILPMIAGSLSLAIPAMLLAFPMALGITLFAHGLGPRLPGKAVLTLVHFMTSIPTVVYGFAAVFLLIPLLRATFARGSGFSWLAAMLTLTVLVLPTIVLFIHTHFSLVEPQVTRTTQALGMSDTQRLLAVTLPLSRRGLLAGGILGFGRAMGDTMIPLMLSGNAPIMPGSPLASMRTMTAHIALVVATDSQDAAYYSLFACGIILFLTTFAVNLGLRWLESSTSVRT encoded by the coding sequence ATGCAATCACATACGACATCCAGAGACATGCCCTTGCACCGCTTCCTGCGCGAAACCCTGTTTCGAGAAACAACCCGGATCTGCGGACTGATCTGTGCGGCCATTGTGGTCACCATCTTCGCCTTTCTCCTCTGGTTCTCCTGGCCCCTGTTGGCCCAGGGAAAAATCGCAACCATCGTCTCCCTGGCATGGCGACCCTTTCATGGCCAGTTCGGCATCCTGCCCATGATTGCCGGCTCCCTGAGTCTGGCCATCCCGGCCATGCTCCTGGCCTTTCCCATGGCCCTGGGGATCACCCTGTTTGCCCATGGACTGGGGCCCAGACTGCCGGGAAAAGCCGTGCTGACCCTTGTCCATTTCATGACCAGCATTCCCACGGTGGTTTATGGTTTTGCAGCCGTGTTTCTGCTCATCCCCCTACTGCGCGCAACCTTTGCCCGGGGAAGCGGGTTCTCCTGGCTCGCGGCCATGCTCACCCTGACCGTACTTGTCCTGCCCACCATTGTGCTGTTCATCCACACCCACTTTTCCCTTGTGGAACCCCAAGTCACCCGCACAACCCAGGCACTGGGCATGTCCGACACCCAAAGACTGCTGGCGGTCACCCTGCCCCTTTCCCGCCGGGGACTTTTGGCCGGAGGCATCCTCGGATTCGGCAGGGCCATGGGAGATACAATGATCCCCCTCATGCTCTCGGGCAACGCCCCCATCATGCCCGGGTCGCCTCTTGCCTCCATGCGGACCATGACGGCGCACATCGCCCTGGTGGTGGCCACCGACAGCCAGGACGCAGCCTATTATTCCCTGTTCGCCTGCGGCATCATCCTTTTCCTGACCACCTTTGCCGTCAATCTGGGACTTCGATGGCTGGAGTCTTCAACCTCCGTCAGGACCTGA
- a CDS encoding LPS O-antigen chain length determinant protein WzzB translates to MSDTHKTEQVQYVPVQMMSTGMDDDEIDLLDLWRVLVAGKWIVLGVTLCCVLAGVGYAFLVTPVFQVQTYFLPPTIKDIAELNRAVDMGGDGVPLTDNSTRYTPEYVYDFFLRNLRSRDLRQSFAEKAGPLNVGELHLEKVGGKRSKDKAFYVLSCTSHDPEKAAQGVNGFVAHVMEHTRQTLIGDVLSMRNDRITFLKNSIAAKRKYGKEKREDQIARLNESLEIARALHITEDKFSGSNISSAAIYDLGVAYLRGTKALEAEIAALQNRKTDDPFIEGLRELQEQLDAVSKIAIRPDNVRVAQVDQPALVPSKPIKPKKQLIVALSGVGGLFLGFFAVFFLNFLKKAKGEGESAAA, encoded by the coding sequence GTGAGCGACACGCACAAGACGGAACAGGTTCAGTATGTGCCTGTGCAGATGATGTCTACGGGAATGGATGACGATGAGATCGATCTGCTGGACCTGTGGCGGGTCCTGGTGGCAGGCAAATGGATCGTCCTGGGGGTGACCTTGTGCTGCGTGTTGGCCGGAGTGGGATATGCTTTTTTGGTAACGCCAGTATTCCAGGTGCAAACCTATTTTTTGCCCCCAACGATCAAGGACATCGCCGAGCTGAATCGTGCAGTTGACATGGGGGGTGACGGCGTGCCGCTTACTGATAATTCGACGAGGTATACTCCTGAATATGTGTATGATTTTTTTCTTCGTAATCTTCGTTCCAGGGATCTTCGTCAGTCGTTTGCCGAAAAAGCAGGACCGTTGAATGTCGGGGAGCTACATTTGGAAAAAGTAGGTGGCAAACGTTCCAAAGACAAAGCTTTTTATGTCCTTTCCTGTACTAGCCATGATCCAGAAAAGGCTGCTCAAGGGGTAAATGGTTTTGTGGCCCATGTCATGGAGCATACCCGGCAAACTTTGATCGGCGATGTCTTGTCCATGAGAAATGATCGTATCACCTTTCTCAAAAACAGTATTGCGGCGAAGCGTAAGTACGGCAAGGAGAAACGCGAGGACCAGATTGCCCGACTCAATGAATCCCTTGAGATTGCCAGAGCCTTGCATATTACTGAAGACAAATTTTCGGGAAGCAATATCAGCTCGGCGGCCATATATGACCTCGGGGTTGCTTATCTGCGGGGGACAAAAGCCCTTGAGGCTGAGATTGCTGCTCTGCAAAACCGCAAGACAGATGATCCCTTTATCGAGGGGCTCAGAGAGCTGCAGGAGCAACTGGATGCGGTTTCCAAGATTGCTATTCGTCCCGATAATGTCAGGGTAGCTCAAGTCGACCAGCCTGCACTTGTCCCGAGCAAACCAATCAAGCCCAAAAAACAGTTGATCGTTGCCTTGAGCGGTGTGGGCGGACTGTTTCTTGGTTTTTTTGCGGTGTTCTTCTTGAATTTTTTGAAGAAGGCCAAAGGTGAAGGAGAGAGCGCTGCAGCCTGA
- a CDS encoding Crp/Fnr family transcriptional regulator, with product MQKKSMQETIEALQLDINLNRASTSALVELAQSARRQHFERGEYVFTAGDASTDFYLVASGRVILAKEAPSGKIFTSLVAVRGTPLNAVTCFQSRPRFFSARVVERTVVLAIPSPTFRRWVLSNPEVAEGIMSTMGDLLDAAYTRILDLVDARAETRILNVLGMLSSRMGLSLPLTNNDVAEMVGVSRETAARVISRLQEIGLIFKVRGTLQIIDKPRLDELSSGAFFML from the coding sequence ATGCAAAAAAAGTCCATGCAGGAAACCATCGAGGCGTTGCAACTTGACATCAATCTGAACCGGGCAAGTACTTCGGCCCTTGTCGAGCTGGCCCAAAGCGCACGTCGCCAGCATTTTGAAAGGGGTGAATACGTATTTACAGCCGGCGATGCTTCCACTGATTTCTATCTGGTGGCAAGCGGTCGGGTCATCCTGGCCAAGGAGGCGCCCTCGGGAAAGATTTTCACGTCTCTGGTGGCGGTACGGGGGACGCCCTTGAACGCCGTGACCTGTTTTCAGTCCCGGCCCCGTTTCTTTTCCGCTCGGGTGGTGGAGCGAACCGTTGTGCTGGCCATTCCTTCCCCAACCTTCAGACGATGGGTCCTGAGCAATCCCGAGGTGGCCGAAGGTATCATGAGTACCATGGGGGATCTGCTGGACGCCGCCTATACCCGTATCCTGGACCTGGTTGATGCACGCGCCGAAACCAGGATTCTGAATGTCCTTGGCATGCTTTCCTCGCGGATGGGTTTGAGCCTGCCCCTGACCAACAATGATGTTGCGGAAATGGTCGGGGTTTCGCGGGAAACAGCGGCCCGGGTCATTTCCCGTCTGCAGGAAATCGGTCTGATCTTCAAAGTACGGGGAACCCTGCAGATCATTGACAAACCCAGACTTGACGAGCTGTCCTCGGGTGCCTTTTTCATGCTTTGA
- a CDS encoding TerC family protein, with protein MLDALSLLALLVGLELVLGVDNVLVIAILVERLPRSMQQRARVGGLALAMVARLVMLGVVLALTGLTHPVFLSFSVRDMVLMGGGFFLLFKAVHEIHKTVELRDEYEVEDTVGADGGSGFLSVIFQIALLDMVFSIDSVITALGLTSHVWIIVAAVVLSFVIILVFARPIGDFILHNPALKILALSFLITIGVTIFLEGMHKHVPKGYIYLPMGFALGVEILQMRFEKNRRSKMAAQATAPASEQDNRLQ; from the coding sequence ATGCTTGATGCGCTCAGTCTTCTCGCCCTGCTCGTGGGGCTGGAACTGGTTCTCGGCGTTGACAATGTTCTGGTCATCGCCATTCTGGTGGAACGGTTGCCCAGGTCCATGCAGCAGCGGGCCCGGGTGGGAGGTTTGGCCCTGGCCATGGTCGCTCGGCTGGTCATGCTCGGGGTGGTTCTGGCCTTGACCGGGTTGACCCATCCGGTTTTTCTCTCGTTTTCCGTGCGCGATATGGTGCTCATGGGCGGAGGATTTTTCCTTCTTTTCAAGGCGGTTCACGAGATTCACAAAACCGTTGAGCTGCGCGACGAGTACGAGGTTGAGGATACGGTCGGGGCGGATGGCGGGAGTGGTTTTCTTTCCGTGATTTTCCAGATCGCTCTGCTGGACATGGTTTTTTCCATTGATTCGGTGATCACCGCACTGGGGTTGACCTCACACGTCTGGATCATTGTGGCGGCGGTTGTGCTTTCCTTTGTAATCATCCTTGTTTTTGCCCGACCCATTGGTGATTTCATCCTGCACAATCCGGCTCTGAAGATTCTTGCCCTTTCCTTTCTGATTACCATTGGCGTGACCATCTTTCTGGAAGGGATGCACAAACATGTTCCCAAGGGGTATATCTATCTTCCCATGGGATTTGCCCTGGGCGTGGAAATCCTGCAGATGCGTTTTGAAAAAAACAGACGGTCGAAAATGGCGGCACAAGCCACTGCGCCAGCCTCGGAGCAGGATAACCGCTTGCAATAG
- a CDS encoding fatty acid desaturase, producing MQTSRPQPAARPEWFRELSRFAKPDVHKSLWQLANTFIPYIALWVLMILTVQHGYHYGITLALAAIAGGLLVRIFIFFHDACHSSFFASAKANRILGYIAGVLTFTPFRDWQKSHLKHHGTAGDLDNRGSGDVWTMTVEEYESAPWTRRLAYRLYRNPLILFGLGPAYMFLVSNRIPHKHAGKKERRSVLITNISLLVLILVASWAIGFWTYVKIQIPVLLVAGTIGIWLFYVQHQFQGVYWARHEDRDQIKVALQGSSHYKLPAPLQWITGNIGLHHIHHMYPRIPNYNLQECYEAIKPLQEVPHLTLRKSFHCLRMRLWDEANQQLVGFSRAKKESEQGKPLRAG from the coding sequence ATGCAGACATCCCGCCCCCAACCCGCTGCACGTCCGGAATGGTTCAGGGAACTATCCCGGTTTGCCAAACCGGATGTACACAAGTCCCTGTGGCAACTGGCAAACACCTTTATTCCGTATATCGCCCTGTGGGTGCTCATGATCCTGACGGTTCAGCACGGGTACCATTATGGGATAACCCTTGCCCTGGCAGCCATTGCGGGCGGCTTGCTGGTCCGCATATTCATTTTTTTCCACGATGCATGCCACTCATCCTTTTTTGCATCTGCCAAAGCCAACCGGATCCTGGGGTACATCGCAGGCGTTCTCACATTCACCCCGTTCAGGGATTGGCAGAAATCCCATCTCAAACACCACGGAACAGCCGGGGATCTGGACAACCGTGGCTCCGGGGATGTCTGGACAATGACCGTGGAGGAATATGAATCCGCCCCCTGGACCCGACGCCTGGCCTACCGCCTCTACAGGAATCCCCTGATCCTCTTTGGCCTGGGACCTGCCTACATGTTTCTGGTATCCAATAGAATTCCGCACAAGCATGCCGGGAAAAAGGAACGCCGCAGCGTTCTTATCACCAATATTTCCCTGCTGGTCCTGATTCTCGTCGCAAGCTGGGCCATCGGGTTTTGGACCTATGTAAAAATTCAGATCCCGGTCTTGCTTGTGGCCGGAACCATCGGAATCTGGCTCTTTTATGTCCAGCACCAGTTCCAAGGCGTCTACTGGGCCAGACATGAGGACAGGGATCAGATCAAGGTGGCCCTGCAGGGGAGCTCCCACTACAAACTCCCAGCCCCCCTGCAATGGATCACGGGAAACATCGGTCTGCACCATATCCATCACATGTATCCCAGAATCCCCAATTACAATCTTCAGGAATGTTATGAAGCCATCAAACCCCTGCAGGAAGTTCCCCACCTAACCCTACGCAAAAGTTTCCATTGCCTGCGCATGCGCTTGTGGGATGAGGCCAACCAACAGCTGGTCGGTTTCAGCAGGGCGAAAAAGGAATCAGAACAAGGGAAACCCCTGAGAGCTGGCTAA
- a CDS encoding class I SAM-dependent methyltransferase has protein sequence MAERSEEKQQDFARKMTDILNYGALNLAMGIGYTTGLFEVLDAMDTPATVQEIAKDARLDERYIREWLGVMVTGGIVELEKNERGEDMYLLPREHGALITRRAGNDNLGVYTREIPLLTRCALDEVISGFATGQGVTYDHYPQFQAFMGQLADAKHCHVLVDTFLPWVAHGEMVRRMRQGIRVCDLGCAQGLALILMAEAFPRSSFVGFDISRQAIEVARQAAASRGLTNVSFQVRDCALLAGEDDLRETFDYVLAFDAIHDQTRPRQALQGAYALLTPGGMFSMVDIAASSRLEANQDHSMGPFLYTVSLMHCMPVGLVDGGEGLGMMWGREKAEAMLREAGFDRVEVAEIPNDPFNLHFLCIKSHSNGS, from the coding sequence ATGGCAGAAAGATCCGAGGAAAAACAACAGGATTTTGCAAGAAAGATGACGGATATCCTGAATTACGGGGCCCTGAATCTGGCCATGGGCATCGGCTATACAACCGGATTGTTCGAGGTTCTTGATGCCATGGACACGCCCGCAACGGTTCAGGAAATCGCAAAGGATGCCCGTCTTGATGAGCGATATATCCGGGAATGGCTCGGGGTGATGGTGACAGGCGGCATTGTGGAGCTGGAAAAAAATGAACGCGGGGAGGATATGTATCTGCTTCCCCGGGAACATGGCGCCCTGATCACCCGCCGTGCGGGCAATGACAACCTGGGCGTGTATACCCGGGAGATCCCCCTGCTGACCCGGTGTGCCCTGGATGAGGTCATAAGCGGATTTGCAACGGGCCAGGGGGTGACCTATGATCATTATCCCCAATTTCAGGCCTTCATGGGACAGCTTGCCGATGCCAAGCATTGTCACGTGCTGGTGGACACCTTTTTGCCGTGGGTTGCTCATGGCGAGATGGTCCGCCGCATGCGGCAGGGCATCCGCGTGTGTGACCTGGGCTGTGCCCAGGGGTTGGCCCTTATTCTCATGGCCGAGGCCTTTCCCCGGAGTTCTTTTGTGGGGTTTGACATTTCCCGACAGGCCATAGAGGTCGCCCGCCAGGCAGCAGCTTCACGGGGACTGACCAACGTGTCCTTCCAGGTGCGGGATTGCGCCCTCCTGGCCGGGGAAGATGATCTCAGGGAAACCTTTGACTATGTTCTGGCCTTTGATGCCATCCACGATCAGACCCGACCCCGACAGGCCCTTCAAGGGGCGTATGCCCTGTTGACCCCGGGAGGCATGTTTTCCATGGTGGACATTGCCGCCTCGAGTCGCCTTGAGGCCAACCAGGATCATTCCATGGGGCCGTTTCTCTATACGGTCAGCCTCATGCACTGCATGCCCGTGGGTCTGGTGGACGGAGGTGAAGGCCTGGGCATGATGTGGGGAAGGGAGAAGGCCGAGGCCATGCTCCGCGAGGCAGGGTTCGACCGGGTCGAGGTCGCAGAAATTCCCAATGACCCCTTTAACCTGCATTTCTTGTGCATCAAATCCCATTCAAACGGATCCTGA
- a CDS encoding DUF554 domain-containing protein, whose protein sequence is MIGPYVNGAALLVGTAAGALMGSKLTPNLKHRLPLVFGCASIGLGVVMIAKVRFLAPVVLALVAGSVCGELMQLEIGIQKGASRARTWIEKITRPSGNLSQEEFLDTFTALLVLFCMSGTGVYGSMSEGMTGDPTLLIVKSILDLFTAPVFAATLGLSVALLVIPQFAVQALLYLGASQLMPLMTPAMLADFSACGGLIMLATGFRICGMKQFPVASMIPALLLVMPLSWLWSVYMS, encoded by the coding sequence ATGATCGGTCCTTATGTTAACGGAGCCGCATTGCTCGTTGGAACGGCTGCCGGAGCCCTTATGGGTTCAAAACTCACTCCCAACCTTAAACATCGTCTCCCCCTGGTCTTTGGGTGCGCGTCCATTGGCCTTGGTGTGGTCATGATCGCCAAGGTCAGATTTCTTGCGCCAGTGGTTCTGGCCCTGGTGGCAGGATCTGTTTGCGGGGAACTGATGCAACTGGAGATCGGAATCCAGAAGGGTGCGTCCAGGGCGCGCACATGGATCGAAAAAATCACACGTCCTTCCGGCAACCTGAGTCAGGAGGAATTTCTGGATACCTTTACCGCCCTTTTGGTGCTTTTCTGCATGAGCGGCACAGGGGTGTACGGCTCCATGAGCGAGGGCATGACCGGCGATCCCACCCTGCTCATCGTCAAATCCATCCTGGATCTCTTTACGGCCCCCGTGTTTGCGGCAACTCTGGGGTTGAGCGTGGCCCTTCTGGTCATTCCGCAGTTTGCTGTCCAGGCATTGCTGTATCTTGGGGCCTCACAGCTCATGCCCCTGATGACTCCGGCCATGCTGGCGGATTTTTCCGCCTGCGGCGGGCTCATCATGCTGGCCACCGGCTTTCGCATCTGCGGCATGAAACAGTTTCCCGTTGCAAGCATGATCCCTGCACTGCTTCTGGTCATGCCCCTGTCCTGGCTCTGGTCCGTGTATATGTCCTGA
- the pstA gene encoding phosphate ABC transporter permease PstA — protein sequence MNPFVYRACTFMSWLCTLILVLVIGYLLGFLAFKGGPTINTSLFFGDTPIWDALTGRLPVWDGIWPACVGTLLLVGLAAATAIPLGVGAGIYLGEYAQGNGKRILAFLVDLLAGTPSILMGLLGFAAILFVRRLFDLQARTSLLTASLCVGFLVLPYIVRATQTALESVPGDLRTTALALGMTRSQAIIHVMLPRAATGIASGIILAVGRAAEDTAVILLTGVVANAGVPHGLTDKFEALPFHIFYLAAEYQNQDELAQAFGTALILLCLTSILFMATGLISNRLEKQ from the coding sequence ATGAATCCTTTTGTTTACCGCGCCTGCACCTTCATGTCCTGGTTGTGCACCCTGATCCTTGTTCTTGTCATCGGGTATCTGCTTGGCTTTCTCGCCTTCAAGGGAGGCCCGACCATCAACACGTCCCTTTTCTTCGGGGACACGCCGATATGGGACGCTTTGACAGGACGGCTTCCCGTATGGGACGGCATATGGCCGGCCTGCGTGGGCACCCTTCTTCTTGTCGGCCTGGCCGCGGCCACGGCCATCCCCCTTGGTGTGGGGGCAGGCATCTATCTTGGGGAATACGCACAGGGCAATGGCAAACGCATCCTTGCCTTTCTCGTGGACCTTCTGGCGGGCACACCTTCCATTCTCATGGGACTGCTCGGTTTTGCAGCCATTTTGTTCGTGCGCCGGCTCTTTGATCTGCAGGCCCGCACCAGCCTGCTCACGGCCTCCCTGTGCGTGGGCTTTCTGGTACTCCCCTACATAGTCCGGGCCACCCAGACGGCCCTTGAATCCGTTCCAGGCGATCTGCGCACCACCGCCCTGGCCCTTGGCATGACCAGGTCCCAGGCCATCATCCATGTGATGCTTCCCCGGGCGGCCACGGGCATTGCAAGCGGCATCATTCTGGCCGTGGGCCGGGCAGCCGAAGATACCGCCGTTATTCTGCTCACCGGAGTGGTGGCCAATGCCGGTGTTCCCCACGGGCTCACGGACAAATTCGAGGCCCTGCCCTTTCACATCTTTTATCTTGCTGCAGAATACCAGAACCAGGACGAGCTGGCCCAGGCTTTTGGCACGGCCCTGATCCTGCTGTGCCTGACCAGCATCCTGTTCATGGCCACCGGCCTCATCAGCAACCGACTTGAGAAACAATGA
- a CDS encoding DUF190 domain-containing protein translates to MEGYLVTFFTQQNRTHDDMPLGDWIVREAKQLGVRGATMTSGRTGFGHDGRFHSESYFDLEDTPLQVTMALTFDECDKLMARLRESQVRIFFTRSRIQFGFTCED, encoded by the coding sequence ATGGAAGGATATCTTGTCACGTTTTTTACCCAGCAGAATCGTACCCATGACGACATGCCCCTGGGCGACTGGATTGTCAGGGAAGCGAAACAACTTGGTGTGCGCGGAGCCACAATGACCTCGGGAAGGACAGGATTCGGCCACGATGGCCGTTTCCATTCCGAAAGCTATTTCGATCTGGAAGACACGCCCCTGCAGGTCACCATGGCCCTGACCTTTGACGAATGCGACAAACTGATGGCCCGGCTCAGGGAAAGTCAGGTCCGCATTTTTTTCACCAGATCCAGGATTCAGTTCGGTTTTACCTGCGAGGACTGA
- a CDS encoding phosphate ABC transporter substrate-binding protein, with protein MKRILTALIAIGCILAVTCPAGASELDAFANLKGTINIAGGTAHIPVMKDCARNIMQAYPEIRITIAGGGSGIGAQKVGEGLVDIGNTGRALSAKEKAKYDLVSYPFAIDGVCTVLHKDNPVSELSSQQVRDIFAGTITNWNQVGGQDGPINVYVRDEASGTRAVYWKKLLNKGDVVANANVVPSNGAMKTALSRDPFGIGYVSIGHLDNTVKAPLLDGIEPNQENAKNGTYKVVRKLYMNTRPNPSALTSAFIEYVYSPSGAAIITKSGFIPMQK; from the coding sequence ATGAAACGCATTCTGACCGCATTGATCGCCATCGGCTGCATCCTTGCCGTGACCTGCCCTGCAGGGGCAAGTGAACTGGACGCCTTTGCAAACCTCAAGGGAACCATCAACATTGCAGGGGGAACCGCCCATATTCCGGTCATGAAAGATTGTGCCCGCAACATCATGCAGGCCTATCCGGAAATCAGGATCACCATTGCCGGCGGTGGTTCCGGCATCGGAGCCCAGAAGGTGGGCGAAGGGCTCGTGGATATCGGCAACACGGGACGGGCCCTTTCCGCCAAGGAAAAGGCAAAATATGATCTGGTATCCTACCCCTTTGCCATTGACGGCGTGTGCACGGTCCTACACAAGGACAATCCCGTGTCCGAGCTGTCCTCCCAACAGGTCAGGGACATTTTTGCCGGAACCATCACCAATTGGAACCAGGTGGGCGGTCAGGACGGCCCCATCAATGTGTATGTCAGGGACGAGGCCAGCGGAACCCGGGCCGTGTACTGGAAAAAGCTGCTCAACAAGGGTGACGTCGTTGCCAACGCCAATGTGGTTCCCTCCAACGGAGCCATGAAGACCGCCCTGTCCAGAGATCCCTTTGGCATCGGGTATGTGAGCATCGGGCACCTGGACAATACCGTCAAGGCTCCCCTGCTCGACGGCATCGAGCCCAACCAGGAAAACGCCAAAAACGGCACCTACAAGGTGGTGCGCAAACTCTACATGAATACCCGACCCAACCCGTCCGCCCTGACCAGCGCATTCATCGAGTACGTGTACAGTCCTTCGGGCGCAGCCATCATTACCAAATCCGGGTTCATCCCCATGCAGAAATAG